The sequence CTTTCTTGCTTCCTCttcttaagaaagaaatcagttaTGAGAAAATCTTGTTTCAGATTACTGTCACCATTCTGAGGAAAAGAGTGGGTAATTAATTTAATTAGATAGTAATggaatactttgtattttttactatgatatttaaaataatagttttaattgCCAAAGCAACTAATTTATTCAATCAGTGAGTATGTTAGAGTACCAACACTATATAAGAAAATTGGGAGTAGGATGATAATCATGCTGAGATGCCATTAATCATTGGTTGATAGGAAGATTTATATCCTGGaatttcttgtctttatttggaTGTATAGTAGAAAATGTTAGCACCATCTGGCTGGATACTAAGGATTTAtcacttaattttattgttttttttttaattttaattattccatCAGATCCCAGGTGGAAAGAAATTTGATTCTGTGGTTGTCAATGGCTTTGTTTGTACCAAGAACATTGCACATAAAAAGGTAATGTGATTTAGTTCAACAGTGAAATTCAGTGAACTATGGCTCTGTGCTCTGTTAACTAGTCTTTCTGAAACATGGCAAAAAAGGAGAATAAGACATTGAGGGGCAACTAGTAATCTTTGTCACAGGGGTGAAAGTTTGGAGGTTTCTTGGAAggtccctgttttagtcagccttttcgcTGCtctgactaaaggacccaactagaacaactgtagatgaggaaaagtttattttagggctctcagtttcagaggtcttagtccatataAGACTGCTCCATTTCTGGGAGGGGGccgctccaggtgaggcaggacatcatggcataagagtgtggcagagggaaacggCTCATGatttgatcaggaagcagagagagaatccatttgcaatatacaaatatataacccatAGTCAAACCCCCAGTGTGACTCCagttcctccagccatatcccacctgcctctagccaccattcagttaatcccatcagggattaattcgcTGATTAGCTCAATGTTATAATCCAATCACATCTCCTCCaatccttcttgcattgtctcacatgtgagcttttgggggacaactcataaccaaaccataacagtccccCAGAGCTGATGATGAATGAACTGGAATTTGGATAATAGCATTCACCAGATGGAAGAAGGAGGCTCAGGCTTCCATATAGGAAGGTTTCAGGTTTCCCTAGGGATACTAAAATCTGAGGGTGCTCAAACTTctcatataaaatggtgtagtattcgCATACTTTGAATTATCTCTGTATTACTTATAATAGCTAGTACAATGTAAACACTAGATTAATAGTTGCTGTACTGTATATTTagggaatagtgacaagaaaaaaaatctgcatatttAGTTAGGTACAGTCCTCCTGCCCATGAATATTTTCTGTCTAtgattggttgaatccatggatgtggacCTTGTAGATACAGAGGGCTTCAACTGTAAGGCATTTTACCTCTAGAGAATTGTTAGTGATCAAAGATAAGTAAAAGTTGCCTgaattcagtattatttttcagCAGTGGTCCAAAGTTAGTATTTATATAGACACTTATTAAAGAGGCACATTACCTTTTAAAGTAGTGCTTTAAATCAGATTAAGTAGGGTTTTTGGTGGTTGTTATTGAATTAAGAGGTCAGTGTGTCATGCTGTTTTCAGGAACTTAAGAAAACCATGTGTAACTGTGGTAGAAATGTATGCATGAGTGACCAACTTGTCCTACTGACCATATTTAGAGAATCTTTAATTTGCTAAAAGAACCTTGAATATAGTTCCCCAGCTAGTGAGTCACTGTTCTCAGCACTGTTTGGGGTCTCTAAGATGGGTCAGTCTGAAATCTTGATTAGAGAACTCAGTCCCTTTTGCCTGTGACTTTAGTCACATGTTTTTGAACATGCTTGAAGACTTTCTCTATGAACTTCATGATACCCAGTTCAGTTTGCCAACTTGTGAttgtttagaaatttatttcattataaatattcaggaggcattttaattcttttcttcattttctatcttGAATTAAATATGCTTTCAAATTTGCTGATCTCTTTGAGTTTTTAAGATAGCCTATCTGTAAGACCCATTCCTACCTCTTCTTACaacattagggggaaaaaagttagATTATAGAGGAATGGATTCAATTAGTGTTtcaaaagagtaaatttttaaagaatttttcattgATCAGAAAAgattacttgtttttaaaaaaatgaaaaaataacccagaagaattaaattaatactgatataatgagatattttaaattagcGGGAATTAGGAACCATGTGAACTTAATTATTAAAGAAGGTCTGTAAAGTGCAAACCTTTAACAGCTTTAAcagtctgttctttttttctagatgaattctTGTATTAAAAACCCCAAGATTCTTCTGTTAAagtgttccattgtgtatctcTACAGAGAAGAAACTAAGTTTACTTGCATTGATCCTATTGTGCTTCAGGTAAGCACTCACTACTGAAAGTGGTAATTTGAAGGAATGGCTATGTACAATGATGCTTATCTCAATTATTTTGAAAGGAAACTTGTTgctcttgttttatttaaaatttagttatagaAGACACTTCTATGAATTAAACTTTACAGATAGCTTACCAAAATCTCTGtcactcattatttttaaagcttcagaGTGTTAAGGGGAAATGTACATGACTGGgaatttatggaagaaaaaatgaaaatccaaatattGTTTTCCCTGGACCATTGATATACTGAGAGAGTTTCACCAACTTTTCAGATCTCTAAAAGACTTTCCAGTTTGTAATACAGTCACTTTTACTAAAACACATTTCTAGAACATAGCTTGTATGTAGTTAGAAACTTGGGGAATAGTGTCAGATGGAAGCTGCTGATTCTGGGGCTTTTCCTAAGTATGGGGCTCCAGAATAGCGGAGTAAGATTATAGCCCTCATTTTGGCTGCAACATAAGCAAAAAGTCCCTCAgctctattttaagaaattgaaagtGAGCATCTGTTGGCAGGACTTTCTCCCCAGCGAGGTGCACCTTCAAGCTCTGGGTGGCTTCTTGGTAGCTCTGCTGCTctgagctccatttccatttgtaCTGCTATAgttttgtgcatttaaaatttctcttgagGCAGCCTCCAGCCATGATGAACAATGTACCTGGTCTTTCCAAGTTCTCTGTTAAGGTTCCAATTagtgattttgttattgttgttgcatAGGTTTTAAGTCTTCTGCCCCAACTCTTTTCTCCCATAAATACTATTGTAGTTTGTGGTCATTCAAAATGGAAAGTTTTTACCAATGTAAATATAATACTACAGGGAAACATTTATATTCAATTCAAGAAACATAGgaaaagcatttcttaaaaattcatagaTAATCACATTTTTCCAGGAGTCATAGGAACaatcacttttgttttaaattcatagGTATCACAGAAAAAGTGAGGAAGTAAATTGTGGTCAAAGGCacagtgcttttatttatttatttatttttatggagattGATTAAATgcaaggcacttaaccactgagccacaaccccagccctttaatacattttatttagagacagggtctcactgagttgcagcCTCTCTAGGTTGCTAATGCTgactgtgaacttgtgatccttctgcctcagcctcccaagctgctgggagctgtgtgccaccacacccagcacacagtGCTTTGGAAACTCTGCTCTTTTACTTAATGAAGTGCGTTATCTGGAACTCTGTCATCTTTGGAATTAAGCtatgttttcaataaaatggAGGGGTTTTGATTAGATTTATACCAGTCTTTCTAGCTCTAATTTACTGTGACTTTttgagatttcaaagaaaaaacacaattattattGTTCATGTAATCCAAGATGCTTTGATGTTGGGTTTTGGCTGCAGAGGATTAAACTCCAGGCCTTGCATTTGCTTATCACACCCTCTACCACCTGGCTAAAGCTCCAGATACTGCTCCGGAGGCTTTTTGGTCTCACAGAAGATGTCATATGACTTTCACAGgataataatcataattttattgattataGGGATATATCCTGATTGTAGACATATTCAGATGTCTAGAATTGTATGACTTGGATCAACGAACTAGTGTAATTGAAACTAAACAGatattgtttataaaaattttatgcttCATCTGTTTTTTTAGTACTCCATTCTTTCAGTCCTATTAACAAACTAAAGTCTTTTCATGTTAGAGAGGTAAGCTCTGGACAAATATGTAGTTAATAAACATGGATTGATTCAGATAACAGAAAGTGTCTTATCTTTTCATCAATGCTTTTAAACATAGTTTAATGATACCTCTAACATTTCAGTTTGGAATTGATGGAAATAAAGTACCAGctgatatgatttttcccctccttcctctctcccaattCCAGTAATGAAATTAGTAATCAAAGAAGCCTAAAGGTAGATAGTCAGAAAAAGGAACATACAAGGGCAAGAAGATAATTAGGTTGTGAAATTATATTGTCTTTACAAGGCCAAACACACTAGGTCTGATGGTTTGTTATGTTCCCCTTTGTGTCTACCTTTTCTTACTCTTTTCTAGCTGAGCTTGGACCAGACCCCCTTTTTAAATGCTGTTTCAGGTACACTTACAGTAGTTGATTGGAGTTGGGTGAATAGGAAATTTATTTGTCATTCCTGTAGGagaggcaaaatatttttaaaaaatcaacttattttaattatgcttTATTGGAGCTtcataaataactttaaatgctattaaattataaattaataagcagaatagaaaattaatacatttcaCAAAAGACATTCCATTTTGttaataatggaatattattgaaaatatatacaataatggAATTTCTCCTGAAATTCTTCTAAGCATAATCGATGGTTCAGAATGATGAATGAAATTCTTGATTGGGTGTGAATTAATTTGGTTACTGATTTATTGTGATAAAAACCATTTAGGTGAGATTGATATTAATAGTCAAGCTGtcctaatattttaatatatcctgATCTTAAATTGTATGAGGTATAAGGCTAAAAGGACCATACCTCCTAACAGGCAGGTTCATTAAAGGGAATAAACAATAAGCTCTTGCATTTTTGGTGGCTGTGAACATTATTATAGTCTTGCTCAGAAAATACTTTGGACATATGGAATAGGAGTGGCAAGCTTGCTCAGTTTCAGTTGTCTGCCATCTAGAGCCCAGAAGTTTTATGAAGTAGTTAATGAATTGTTTTGTCTTAATTCTGGTTGTTGTTTTCAATGTTCATTTGCTTTGAAATCAAATGTTTGTTATTAAATCATATTAAGCATTAGTTTTAGATCTCTGTAGCTATTCAGGGTGGAATATGATCAGTTGGGAGATTGGAATTAGGAAAGTAGCTGAAATAGCATCTGTTTGAGAGTCATTTATTCTGATATCTAGAAAAAGGGTGACTTTTGTTGGTTTCAAAAAAGAGGATTATAAccgtattaaaaaaaattcagtaagtgGGAGCTGTGAGGTTAGAGTTTGGTTGGTCTTGCTGtagtttttttaaactaagagcTAATTAAATGTATTAGTACTTATGGATAATGATGCACTAAAAatctttcaaagtaaaattagTTGGAGATGGCcatttctcctaatttttttcaGCACAAGTAATGTAGTTCAGAATGATTAATGAAATTCTTGGTTGTGTTTGAATTAATTTGGTTATAGatttatttgtggaataaaaatatttaggttgAAAGCAATTTTAATTGTCAAATTATCCTGATATTTAAATATGTCCAGATCTTGAATTGTAACAGGCATCCCCATTACTTTTCCAGGTTAAATTCActaaggttttaattttttttctaattttgtaataCAATGTTTTCCTCTTGTAGCAAGTTTTAGAAGGAATCAGTCGGATGACCCAGGATGATTTAGTGATGTCAATGGACCAGCTACTCACAAAACCACACTTGGGCACTTGTCACAAATTGTACATGCAGATATTTCAGTTGCCTAATGGTGAGTGATCTTTGGCATAGATTCACTTGAGATTGGGGATTTCAGAGATTTAATGACCTCCTTAGTACTGCAGCATTTAGTTAGTAGGAAATATCAAGCAGCAGTGGTTAAGTGAGTGTAGGCAACTGTAGTCTTATTCTTGGaagggtggtttttgtttttaaaacattaaggTAGTGAATTAATTCTGTTGGGACTTCTGGATTATCACCTAACCCTTcttaactttttgtttgtttatttgtagaacaaaccaaaacactgATGTTTTTTGAAGGCTGCCCGCAGCACTTAGGCTGTACAATCAAGCTCAGAGGAGGCTCTGATTATGAGCTGGCTCGAGTCAAGGAGATCCTAATTTTTATGTTCTGTGTAGCCTATCATTCTCAACTAGAAATCTCCTTCCTCATGGATGAATTTGCTATGCCTCCCACATTAATGCAAAGTCCTTCATTCCATTCTCTGATTGAGGGACAGGAGGAAGATGGGGCTGTGCAGGAGCAGTATAGCAGAACCTCCCTTCCCCTGGATCCTGACTACCCTCCTGAGTTTCTGCCCTCTGATGATAACACTTTGCTGGAATCCAGGATTATGTTTGAGAAGGGtgagcaggaaaataaaagtattccacAGACTGTTGCCTCTTTGAAGCATCAAGAGTATGCCACCTCTGCTTGCCCAGCTGGTGTCCCCTGTGCTCTTTTCCATTTGGTACCAGAATCATTGTTGCCACTTCATGTGGACAAACAAGATGCTGTCGCAATCAACAGCCAGAGATTTTGCAGCAAATAGAGGAGCAAGATCCCAAAAGCCAGATGAGAACCTTTAGAGAACCTCTACAGGATGACACTGGATTATATGTTACTGAGGAAGTTACCCCCTCTGAAGATAAACGAAAGAATTATTCTTTGGCCTTTAAACAGGAGTTAAAAGATATGATCCTTTGTATCTCCCCAGTAATCACATTCCGGGAACCTTTCCTTTTAACTGAGAAGGGCATGAGATGCTCTACTCGAGATTATTTTCCAGAGCAGATTTACTGGTCTCCTCTTCTcaataaagaattcaaagaaatggagagcaggaggaagaaacaGCTGCTCAGGGATCTCTCTGGGTTTCAGGGCATAAATGGAAGTATTCAGGCCAAGTCGATTCAAGTCTTGCCCTCACATGAGCTAGTGAGCACTAGGATTGCTGAGCATCTGGGTGATAGCCAGAGCTTGGGTAGAATGCTGGCTGATTATCGAGCCAGAGGAGGAAGAATTCAGTCAAAACATTCAGACCCTTTTGCTCACTCAAAGGATGCTTCTGGTACTGCCAGTGGCAAATCAGGAAGCAAAACTGAGAGTGATGAAGAGAGAGGGCTGATTCCAGGTGATGCATTGTGGTCCACAAAGGTAAGCCACGGCACTGGCTTTACACTTTGCATTGTTATCTAGCTATGAAagtgatctttttcttttgttttctataaagaaaGATTTGTTTATGGGCACATTACTAATAATGGTAGTAATTAATGAAGAAATCTACTTTAAGATGAGAAAATGCAATTGCTTAATAAAAAAGACATTCAGATTCATTCCTTATCAAGGAAATGCTAAATAGTAATGGtgttaaacaattttttatttgtgagaCTGGCAAAAAGATCCACGATTAATGAGGGTATGGAAAAAACAACTTGCATAAATTTCTATACACTTCTGTAAATTTCTTGAAAGTGATAGGGAGGTATCTTAATGTATGGGTACATTTATATGCCTTTGACCCAGTCTTCCTCCTTTTTATAATCTATTGCTGAAGAACCAATTAAATCTGTTTGTATAAGGATGCTTGCATTTGCTAAGAATATATGTACTAGGATATTTATTGAAGCAATGTGTTTAGTTGTTTGTAGTGAAAACAATGATTTGGATTGCATTTAATGACATGGATAGAATCGATGatacatttttggtttttttggtgtgtgtgtttgtggtaatGGTGACTGTACCTAGAAATGTTCTATCACCAAGCTAATCCTCAGCCCcccacctttaatttttttttgcaacataGTCTAGCTAAATTGTTAAGACTGATTTTGAATTTGACAATTTTCCTGACTCAGCTTCTTGAGTTACCAAGACTATAGGCAGACACTATGACATCTGGCTTTGTGATATATTGTTGTGTGTTAACAAGGaagttgtattttaatatatgtagccccattttataatttttataaaacaaaatcatctgTGTGTTCATACTTATGagggtatttgtgtgtgtggatgtTTTAGAGAGCTAGCAAAGAGGATGGACATATGTTTTTAAACTACAAACCACTGAGCTTGGGAGGTGGGGTGGAAGGCTTCTCCTCAGATGCACAGAGGCTTCGTGTATTTTAAGAACTTCTTTTTGGATTTCTGTAgcataaatttgaatttcaacagATAGCAGTTGCTACCTCATAGAGATCAAAAACAGGCATAAAATATAGGTGAGGAAATACCTTAGAATTTAGAATTCTGGGCATCTCTGATTAATGTTATATTCAGTTATCAGATCAGACTTTCATATGgacattttagtttcatttttctccccaaataatACAGTTTTGAAAGagtatttaagaaaacaaactatttagtattttttaatattttaatttagacttTTTAGATTGTCTTTCTTCAAATAtcaacttttcttcttccttaaatataGTTTCTTGTAGTATTAAATTCTCAGCAGAACTACTTCAGTGATGACAGGAGACTTTACCAATACAGTGGAATATATTGTATGTTAGAAGCAGGTAGAATTAGATGTATTCTGACTTCCAGTGGCTCATGTGTTCCTTCTCCTTCAGGTGGACTGTCTGAATCCTGCTAACCATCAAAGACTGTGTGTGCTTTTTAGCAGCTCATCTGCCCAGTCCAGCAATGCTCCCAGTGCCTGTGTCAGTCCTTGGTAGGATTCTTCTCCCTGTAAACTATTGCACTTAAGAACAGAATTCTAGCAACTGACAAAAATGTAGACATTCATACTTGTTTTTAGGTATATGGCACATTGCTGGTCATAGCTAAGTTGACAAAACTCTGAAATTTGTAAATATGTAATTTGTTTATgggaagaaataaatgagaataacctgagagtgaaaaaaaatgtgagggatAGAATAGAAATTTGTACTTACAGAAAGAAAGTTGACACACACAAGTTGAATTTTGATGATAACAGTTAGGCAAATTTTTCTTCAGAtaccatttttataaaagcaatcaGCCTTTtgctatattgtttttatttttggtgctggggattgaacccaagggctttgcacatattaaacatgtgctctaccattgagcataCCCACAGCCCAGTCTTTTGCCTTATTAATGGGTTTTATTCTAAAACATAATTCTctgttgaaaatataaaacacattttataatgttataaattatTGTTTCAAATCACAGGCACATGATCCTCACATAGACTATATAGTTTTACATGACATAGCTTACCTTTAGTTTAACATGTaccttgtagctcagtggtagagtgtgtgtttatatttgtgagtctatgggttccatccccagtaccacacacaaaacaagacaaagtacTATAAGGATGTAATTATACTTTCTGCAgtattgtttccatgacaaaaCACTTACTTCCAGAAGTGATATTCTGGAAGTGGTATAGCAGTGGTATAGGTCCAGTAGGCAGATGGGGGTTGGGGAAGCCCACAGGGATTTTCTCTGGGAGAAAAGGGACTCCTTAGGTCAAAATTTGAATAAGAAGTGGGTTTTTAAAGGCATATAACCTAACTCTTGTTTGTGAGCATTTGTAGATTAGATAAAAAGTTAGCAGTTGGATGCTTAGTAAGAAGAGCTGCTGTTCTCCATGTTCAGTAAAGGTGTGGACTAGAGAGCAGACGACAGAGTCCTCTTTTTATGTTTAGGAGGCATAAGGTTTTGTAAAGGAAACTTTTACCTCTTTCTAACTCAGATCAGTTTTACTTAATTAATATTATAGTTTATGCATcttcattaaataatttcataaggTACTAATGGACTGGTAGTGGAAAAGATGGTATGGTGTTGCTAGTCCAAACTTGTTTTACAAGATGATGTAAAACCTGTTCTATAACGACAAATATTACCTCCTTTAATACTTCATCATAAGCCCATTTTATAATCAGAATGTGTGGTCTCATGAAGTGTATTTGCTGTGTGGTCCTTATGTTTCTAAGAAGTGATCTCTTCTTTTAGGATTGCAACAATGGAATTTTATGGGAAGAATGATCTTACATTAGGAATATATTTAGAGAGATACTGTTTCAGGTAAGAGCTAATTTCCTTGTGTTCCATTATGGCTTTTTGAAGACCAGAATTTCAACCTAAAACATAAGTATGAGTTTGATGTCAAGTGTTATATGGTCCTCACTTTAACACCACATTAAACCATGCCATGCAAAGAAGTAATCTACTTCATATTCAAATTGGGATGTCTTATACGGCacttttctcatatatttatcaATCTAATAACCTTGCCATCCCTAGGGATTTTTCAAATGTCTTGTCCAATAATGATTAAAATGACAGGCAAGGGAAGTGTTGGAGGCAGCTAGCTAGACCTCATTTTAAATCTTAGTGCTATCATTCCTCACTTACATGACAAAAGGCAAATAATTTAATCTCTATCATTCCCCCTTTAAAGGGAATACCAGTCCCCCAAAATGTCTAGGTTTTAATGGATAAAATGAATCATCTTGAAATTGTTGGACAAATAGAAATGACTTAACACACAGTAGTTGATGACAGGGGTTCAGCTGCAGCTCAGAGCAGCAGGAGTGCTGTACACTTT comes from Urocitellus parryii isolate mUroPar1 chromosome Y, mUroPar1.hap1, whole genome shotgun sequence and encodes:
- the LOC144250971 gene encoding LOW QUALITY PROTEIN: 1-phosphatidylinositol 3-phosphate 5-kinase-like (The sequence of the model RefSeq protein was modified relative to this genomic sequence to represent the inferred CDS: inserted 1 base in 1 codon; deleted 1 base in 1 codon) → MALLQQLLHSDSLSPSWRDIIVSLVCQVVQTVRPDVKNQDDDMDIRQFMNSCIKNPKILLLKCSIVYLYREETKFTCIDPIVLQQVLEGISRMTQDDLVMSMDQLLTKPHLGTCHKLYMQIFQLPNEQTKTLMFFEGCPQHLGCTIKLRGGSDYELARVKEILIFMFCVAYHSQLEISFLMDEFAMPPTLMQSPSFHSLIEGQEEDGAVQEQYSRTSLPLDPDYPPEFLPSDDNTLLESRIMFEKGEQENKSIPQTVASLKHQEYATSACPAGVPCALFHLVPESLLPLHVDKQDAVXNQQPEILQQIEEQDPKSQMRTFREPLQDDTGLYVTEEVTPSEDKRKNYSLAFKQELKDMILCISPVITFREPFLLTEKGMRCSTRDYFPEQIYWSPLLNKEFKEMESRRKKQLLRDLSGFQGINGSIQAKSIQVLPSHELVSTRIAEHLGDSQSLGRMLADYRARGGRIQSKHSDPFAHSKDASGTASGKSGSKTESDEERGLIPGDALWSTKVDCLNPANHQRLCVLFSSSSAQSSNAPSACVSPWIATMEFYGKNDLTLGIYLERYCFRPSYQCPSMFCDTPMVHHIRCFVHGQGCVRIILKELDSPVPGYQHKILTYSCFRICKQVTPVVALSNESWSMSFAKYLELRFYGHQYSRRASAEPCGHSIHHDYHQYFSYNQMVASFSYSPIRLLEVCVPLPKIFIKCQAPLKVSLLQDLKDFFQKVSQVYLAVDERLASLKTDTFSKTREDKMEDIFAQKEMEEGEFKNWIEKMQVRLMSSSLDTPQQLQSVFESLIAKKQSLCEVLQAWNNRLQDLFQQEKGRKRPSVPPSPGRLRQGEESKISRMDASPRNISPGLQNGEKEDRFLTTLSSQSSTSSTHLQLPTSPEVMTEQSVGGPPELDTASGSEDVFDGYLLGSTDSQVKEKSTMKAIFANLLPGNSYNPIPFPFDPDKYYLMYEHEWVPIAVCEKEPSSIIAFALRGGTDDDYVELKLKS